In the Symphalangus syndactylus isolate Jambi chromosome 17, NHGRI_mSymSyn1-v2.1_pri, whole genome shotgun sequence genome, ggactacaggcgcctgccaccatgcccggctaattttttttgtatttttagtagagacggggtttcaccatggtctcgatctcctgacctcgtgatccgcccgcctcggccacccaaagtgctgggattacaagcgtgagccaccgtgcccagccggggCTGACTTTTGAGCAGTCTCAGACGACCAAATGGAGCCGCCTTGGGAGGTTTTCCAGGCCGCATGGGACCAGCAAGTATAAAGGCTCGGGGAGACTGAGCCTGCTGATTTTTGGAGGTCAGGCACCAGGCCACTGGAGGCATGAGGGGGCCATGGGAGGcttctgggggtggggaggtgacaTGCCAGACTCAGGTTTCCATAGGGTCCCTCTGGCTGCCGTGAAGCGAGCAGGGGATGATGGGTCCAGGCAGGAGGTGATGGTGGCTGGCCCCGCGTGGGGTCGAGGGCAGTGGTCGGATTGCAGGTAGGTTTTGGAGGCAGAGCTGCCTGGCTTTGCTGATAGCTTAGGTAGAAAGGTCGTgggaagccaggcgcagtggctcatacttgttttttttttttttttttttttttttttttttttttttttttttgagacggagtcttgctctgtcacccaggctggagtgcagtggcgcaatctcggctcactgcaagctccgcctcccgggttcacgccattctcctgcctcagcctctccgagtagctgggactacaggcgcccgccatcacgcccggctaattttttgtctttttagtagagacggggtttcaccatggtctcgatctcctgacctcgtgatccgcccgcctcggcctcccaaagtgctgggattacaagcgtgagccaccgcgcccagccggctcatacttgtaatcccggcactttgggggcctgaggcgggcagatcactggaggtcccccgtctctactaaaaatagagaaattagctgggtgtgttgtaGGGGggtgtatctgtaatcccagctactcaagaggctgaggcaggagaatcaatcacttgaacccaggaggcggagtttgcagtgcgctgagattgtgccactgtactctagcctgggcgacagagtgagactccatctcaaaaaacaaaaacaagaaaaggccgTGGGAGAAAGCTTGAGGCTCTGGCTCCTGGCTTTGGCGTGGGTGCTGGGTGGCCCCTGCAGTGCTGGGAGAGTGAGCAGTGGGCAGGGCTGTGGCGCTCTCTACTTGGGATCCTTCATGAAAGTTTGCACAGGTATGGGCCATGTGGAGAAGCGGACAGGTTGGGGTGTATTTTGAACTCAGATGCCTGGTTTGGGGCTTAAGCAGCTCATGTTTGGTCGCATTCACTCCCGGGCAGTATGGGGTGGAGATTGGGGTGAAGCGAGGGAGCGGGAGAGGGAATGACTGAGTGGGTGCAGCTGTGGCTGTAGTAGGGGAATCTCACCCCTCCTTGCCTGCCCTCTGCAGGCTTCACCATCATCATTGAGCCCTTTGATGACAGAACCCCGACCATTGCCAACCCCATCCTGCACTTCAGGTGGGACCCTGCCCGGTGAGGGTGTGAATGCACTGTGGGTCGGGGGCCCAGCCCCCCGGGCCCTCACTGCCCTCATCTCTCTCCAGCTGCATGGACGCCTCGCTGGCCATCAAACCCGTATTCGAGCGTTTCCAGTCTGTCATCATCACGTCTGGGGTGAGGACCCTTCCCCTGGCCCCTCCTAGTCCCTGGCCTCCCTCCATGGGCCTCCTGGTCCCTGCCCAGTCCTGCTGAGATCCCTCCCACTGTCCCCCCTACAGACACTGTCCCCACTGGACATCTACCCCAAGATCCTGGACTTCCACCCTGTCACCATGGCAACCTTCACCATGACGCTGGCACGGGTCTGCCTCTGCCCTATGGTGAGTGGGAGAGgctagggctggggctgggaggggagaTGGGGGCAAGGGGCCGCCCTCCTTCCTTGGCTTTCCCCACTGCTCAGGCAGGGGAGAGCTTTACAGCGAAGAGGCTGGGTTCGGGATTCAGACAGACTTAGGCTTGATTCTGCTTCTGTGGGGGCTCGACtctcaagcctcagttttctcatctgtgaaatgggaatgtaTCCTCCCCAATCTCCCAGGGTGGTTGAGAGGATTGAGAGAGAGAACTGGGGTAAAACACTTAGGtcgcccagggcctggcacaggtaGGCGTTTAGTCAGCATCTTAGTTAACATCTTGCCGGTATGTGGTCTGGCTGTGACCCGGGTAAGTGAGCCTTCCTCTCCGTCTCCGTCTCTGTAACACGTACATGTCAGCATGGGCCCTCAGTCCCTTATCTGAAGTCTGGAGGCTggatgtggttttttgtttttgtttttgtttttgtttggagacggagtcttgctctgttgcccaggctggagtgcagtggcgcggatctcagctcactgcaacctccgcctcctggattcaggtgattctcctgcttcagcctcctgagtagctgggattacaggcatgtgccacgatgcccagctaatttttgtaattttagtagagacggggtttcaccatgttggccaggctggtctgaaactcctgacctcaagtgatctgcccgcctggttctcccaaagtgctgggattacaggcgtgagccactgcatgcggCCGTTTGTTTTGGAATTCAGAATTTTCCAGCCTTTAGAGACAAGGCATATGCTGTGTGGTGTGTGATGCCCTCAGTGGGATCTGGGCGGCTCCCCGGAGTTAAACTCCTATTTTGGCAGTAAAAGATTTGGAAGCATCACACTGAGGAGTAAGTCAGGCCTCTGGAGAGACTCGGGGCAGGGCAGGTTTTGCTACTTAATGAGTTTGTGCcaaacttgaaaaagaaatgtgttcaTAGCTTTTGGCTTTTGGAGTTGCCTGTCAGAGGTTGTGGACCTGTAATGACCCCTACTGCATGGTGGTTGTGTGAGGTTGCCAGCTGGTGGGATGCCCACTGGCATGGTGAGGGGTGTTCTTCGGGATCCAGCTGGCCCAGGGCCTGGGGCTGGCTAGAGTGTAGCTGCTGGTGGAGAGTGTGGACAGACTCAGGTCCAGTTCCATCTTTGCCAcccatttgctgtgtgaccttgggcaggcaaCTCACCTTCTCTGAGCCCAGGTCATTTGTGCAATGCAGATAACAGGGTTGCTGAGGGTTCATTCAATGACATTGTGTTTATAAAATAAGGTTTAGagcagactgggtgtggtggctcatgcctgtaatcccagcactttgggaggccaaagcaggatggtcgcttgaggccaggtgctcaagaccagcctgggcaacatggtgacaccctgtctctattttaaaaaaaaaaaaaaaaaaaaagcttagaacAGCACCAGCAGGTGGTCAGCACTCACACGCTGGAGCAGTTGCTGCTGCCTCACTTATCGTGATCTCTGTTGCTCTCTTCAGATCATCGGCCGTGGCAATGACCAGGTGGCCATCAGCTCCAAATTTGAGACCCGGGAGGATATTGGTATGCTGCCAGTGGGGCTGGTTTCTGTGGGTTCCAAGAGGGGAGGTGTATCAGTCAGATGGGCTGAGTCATGCTGTTGTAACAAATATCCCTGGCCTCAGTTGCTCAGCCCAGAGCTTCCTTCTTGCCCGTGGTACACGTCCATTGTGAGCTGGTAGGGGCCTGCCCTGTGTCTCCTCACCTGGGAACCTCCACTGCTGGGTGTGTCAGAGGCAGCGTGATGTGACAGGTGGGATCACAGTGGTCACAGTGAATTGTACACTGGTTCCTAAGGGTGCTCCCCTGGAAGTGACACATGgcctttttttcagacagagtcttgctctgttgcctaggctggagtgcagtggcatgatctcggctcactgcaatctctgccttacgggttcaagcgattctcgtgcctcagcctcccgagtagctgggattacaggtgtctgccaccacaccaggctaatttttgtatttttagtagacggggtttcgccatgttggccaggctgatctcaaactcctgacctcagatgatccacccgcctcggcctcccaaagtgctgggattacaggcgtgagccacagcgccccgGCCCCTTCTGCACTCATTTCATTGGCCATGGCAAATCACATAGCCAGGCGCGACTTCAGGAAGTGGCAAGGAGGGTCCTCAAACACgcccgggaggaggaggagggggatgtGTGTGAACAGCCTGACAGCCAGCCTCAGTGGGGTTTCCAGAAACTCCTAGTGGTTCTAAgacagagaagggaggaggacCTGGCCAGGAGAGGGCCCGATCTCTGGCCCCTTGCAGCTGTGATCCGGAACTATGGGAACCTCCTGCTGGAGATGTCTGCTGTGGTCCCCGATGGCATCGTGGCCTTCTTCACCAGCTACCAGTACATGGAGAGCACCGTGGCCTCCTGGTATGAGCAGGTACGCCTGGCCACCCCCTCCCTGCACCTGTTCTTCTCAGCCCCTGGCACTGCACCGCTGTGTCAGCTTCATTCCTCTTACACTCTGATGGTGACAGGTTTCCTGTGTGACAGGAGGGTGCGTGCAGCATGTAGGAATGGGGTGTAAGCAGCACACACCCCATGCCCCACCCCCAATACATCAGGCTGAGTACACAGATACAAGCCCCAATGTGGGCCCCTCCCTCAGAGGAGTACCCCGTGGCGGAGTCACCCCCACGTTCTAGGTTCCTTGCTCCTCTGCTGCTCTTTGGTGTTACCCCATCCCTGTGATCCTCCAGCACAGATGGTCTGGTGGGGAGGCCCAGGTAGCAGCTGTGACTCTAGCTGGGTTAGAGGAAGGTTCTAGAGAATTAAGGCTGGACCGAGACTCGGGGTGAGCCTCTCAAGGGTCTGCAGGAGCCCCTTCAGGGAAGCAGGTGGAGGAGGTCGTGGGGCATTCTGGAAACAGGGCTCACCACAGCCAGGCCCTGGATGaccagcaggacatgggtggcgGGGGGAGGCCACTCTGCACTTTGTGCCTCTGAGCACACTATGGCCAGGCTCTCAGGAGTGGGTGAAAGCACTTTGGGATGAGGTGAGTGAACTTGGCTACTCCAGGTATTGGAATGGCACACATGGGAGGTGGGAACCTCATCCTCACAGCCAGGACCTTGGCCTTGTGCTTCAATAGGTGGCTTCCACATGGCGGGAAAGGTGACCCAGTCCCCACAGCCCAGGTGCCTTTTGTGTCCTACTTAAGACACCTTTGCCTACCCCAAGGTCATGAAGAGAGGCTCCTGTGTTTCCTTCTAGGAGCTTGTGGTTTTAGCTTTCACGTCTAGGTCTATGAGGTACCTCAAATTCATCTTTGTATGTGGTGTGAAGTAGGGGGTCAAGGTTCATTTTCTGGTTCCATTTGGAAATCCACTTGCTCCAGTAAAAGCTCTCCCCACGGAACTGCACAGGTGGCTGTGTGTTTCTGGACTCCCCATTCTGTCCCACTGGTCTGTGTCTGTCCTTGCATTGGCTCCACACTGTCTCTATTGTAGTGTCATATGGGAAGTCTCAGGGCAGCCTCTGATTGGCTCTGCCTGCCTCACAGTCAGCCCCTCCACCAATCGCTGGCAGGGGTTGGGGTGCCCTGATTGGCCACCCCCTTGGGCCACATGCCTGCCCCACTTATCCAGCAGTGATTGGTTCCCCACCCAGATCACTGTTTCCCCAAAGAAGTGAGGTTGGAGAAttccaccctccctccccacatcTCACATGAgccagctgaggcccagagaaatggTGATGTGGGAGGCCCCGGAAGAGTTGGATGTAACCAGGATGGCCGTGCCCTGAACCCACCCTCTGCCACCCCCACCCTGACCTCCCTGGGTCCATCCCCAGGGGATCCTTGAGAACATCCAGAGGAACAAGCTGCTCTTTATTGAGACCCAGGATGGTGCGGAAACCAGTGTCGCCCTGGAGAAGTACCAGGAGGTGGGTATGCGAGGCCAgcgtggagggggtgggggaggtggctcCGAGGAGTGACCCAACTTTCATCTCGGCCTCCCCACCTCAGGCCTGCGAGAACGGCCGCGGGGCCATCCTGCTGTCAGTGGCCCGGGGCAAAGTGTCCGAGGGAATCGACTTTGGTGAGTGGACTGGGCTCTTCCTCCCCAGAGCTCTCTGGAACACCTGCCCGCTCTGCTGTCTGCTCCCGCGGGGGACCACCCACCCACAGCCTAGGCGCACAGAGGGGCCCTCCACTCCCCTCTGTCCCTAGGCACCCAGCGGGAACACACCCTCTCTCCCCCAGACACAGCATCCTGGGGTGCGTGAGGCTGTCCCTGTCCCACCAGCCACATTTGTAATCCCCCTCGCCCCCTCTCCTCTGCCCACCAGTGCACCACTACGGGCGGGCCGTCATCATGTTTGGCGTCCCCTACATCTACACACAGAGCCGCATTCTCAAGGTGAGTAGCTGTGGCTCCCAGGGAGTCCCAAAGTGTTAGGGCCAGGGGAGGGATggctcccccacctccccaactTCTCATCCTCCGTATCTGCAGGCGCGGCTGGAATACCTGCGGGACCAGTTCCAGATTCGTGAGAATGACTTTCTTACCTTCGATGCCATGCGCCACGCGGCCCAGTGTGTGGGTCGGGCCATCAGGGGCAAGACGGACTATGGCCTCATGGTCTTTGCCGACAAGGTGCAGGTTCAGGGGTGCACCGTGCTCCCATCCCAGGCTCCAAGAACCAGGCTGTTTCCCGTTcatttcccagatggggtgggTCGCAGGGTGGAGAGTGGCCCAGGCTACCTGAGACTCGGGTCCTGACCTTCTCTCCCTGGCCTGCACTTCTCCCCACAGCGGTTTGCCCGCGGGGACAAGCGGGGGAAGCTGCCCCGCTGGATCCAGGAGCACCTCACAGATGCCAACCTCAACCTGACTGTGGATGAGGGTGTCCAGGTGGCCAAGTACTTCCTGCGGCAGATGGCACAGCCCTTCCACCGGGTGAGGCCTGCATCCCCCTCCCGGCACCCTCCCTGCTGAGCTCCTCCTCTAGAAAGGCCCCTTGGattctccccactccccaaccTCAGCCTGCCTGTCCTCCTGCCCTCAGCAAAGAGAAGTTTATCGTGCATCTACGTGCCAGGCTCTAGGGGGTAGGGGGAGATTCGAGAGGCCACAGATGCCAGCAGGTGGCCCAGGCAAGGCAGGGTGAGAGAAGTTGGGGTGAGGAGGCATTGGGCGTTTTCAGGAGAGACTGCTGGCCTGGGGAAAGCCCGTCCTTCTCCGACTCCCTGGCTggctcctccctcagccccatcTTATGTTGACAGGGATGGCCCGCTCTGGATTATACTGACATCTCCAAATTCAAACATCCTGTCCCTACTGGCTGTCAGGTTGAAGACCCCTAATGCCCATCGGGGCGGGTGGTCGGGGAAGTGCAGCAGCTGCCTGGGCCCCTGCCCAACAGTGCCCTCCCCCTTTCCTCTGTTCTCTGCAGGAGGATCAGCTGGGCCTGTCCCTGCTCAGCCTGGAGCAGCTAGAATCAGAGGAGACGCTGCAGAGGATAGAGCAGATTGCTCAGCAGCTCTGAGCGGGGCAGGTGGGGCCATAAACGGTTCCTGGTGACTCCTGATTCTTGCCTGGCCCTGGGTCCCAGCAGCTCTGAGGCCGCAGCGGGGGTGGTGCTGGAAGGTCTTACGAACTCAGGTAACATTTCTCACTGTCACATCCACAGCCTTTAATCGCAGGAGAAGGCAGCTATCCACCAAGTACCCAGAGGCAGCGGGGGGATCCAGGAGATCCCTCCCACACTGTTCCCAAGAAGCTGCAGCCAATGCAGTTCACTGGACGTTAGTGGGGGCTCAGGTCCTGGGTACTGGCACTGAGGGTCCGAGGGGCCTTGTCCAGGTGCCAGCTGGGAAACTAGAGACAGGCACAGGGGATGGTTGGAGGGGAGGTGAGGGGCAGGTGCTACTACATCCACCTTCCAGCTCCAGGTCCAGCCTGGCAGCCAACTGTCCACCCCCCATCGCCTCTACCCCAAGTAAAACCCATCTTTGCTCCTGTCCTGGGTCTCTTCTGACACCAACCCACCACCTGCTGACTCCGACGCTGGCCCGACCTCCCTGCCTTTGCCTTATCTCTGCGCCTACCCACATGGCCCCCTCCATTTTTGACCCAGATGTCCCCCTCACCTGAGTCCCAGGAGCCCTTGGGGCATCCACATTCAGTGTGTTGAGTGACATGGCTCTCTTCATTCTGCAAAGGGGGCAGCAGGGAGGAAATGAGTGAATCCAGGAGTGGCCCCCCTCCACGAGAGACCTTTCCAGCACAGGGTTTGATCTGTGTGTATCACAGGGGAGATGGGAGCCATGGAAGGTTCTTGAGCATgacagggggtggggtgggctgtGGATTCTGCTGATGTCAGGGCTCTTTGCCGACCTGATCAACACTCACCCGGCTGCCCCCGCCGCCCCCTCGCCTCGGATACGAGAGACCAGCTTCTCACTTCCTCGCCTGATAGACTCACGGATCTTGGAGAGTGAGCTGCTGCGGCGAAGGGTCTGGGGAGGGGCCGGGGATACTGCTCAGTCCCCCAAGTCTATGCagtccccacacccaccccaggaGCCGAAGCACAGCCCGTCCTCACCTGTTCTGCGTCACCAGCTGTGCCTGTATTGGGGGCACCTAGGGGGAAAGATGGGGGACATTGAGATGGGGACACAGAGAAGCCAccaggagggaaggcaggggctAGGGGCTCACCAAGAGGGGCGGGTAGGTCCTCCTTGTGAAGGATTTCTTTGTACAGCTCTTCCGCTTGTTGGTACTTGTTCTGTTTCAGGTAGGCTGAGGCCTGCGGAGAAGGGAGTGTCTTGGGTGATCTTGGCTCTAGTCTGGGAACTTTTCGGACCCCAGTTCCCAACACTGCATCCagtcctgcttttttttgttgtttgtagagacagggtcttagtatgttgcccaggctggtcttgaactcctagcctcaagtgatcctcttgccttggactcccaaagtgctggggttacaggcgtgagccaccacacctggccccagtcCCACTTCCTAATGTGCTGACCTGGCTGTATCCCTCCCCTGCCTAAAGCCTTGCCCTGGGGCAGAGTGGGCTTGGAGCTTGGCCCTACTTCCTGCGCAGGGGATGGAGGGCGGGCAGCCTCCTGTTTCCGCGCCTGTCTGTCCTACTTTGGGCTGGTGGCATGGCCTCTGTGCCTGTCTTCTCACGAAAAGTGGAGCGACAGCTCCCACCTCACAGGGACTCTAAGAACTAGCAATGTGGGGACCGGGCTAAGAGGGGAGCCGGCCACAGTGAGCTCAATAAATTTTGTCTGCTGCTGCCATCTGTGCCTGCCAGCTTCTTCACTGGCTGGCCTCTGGCTGCCATGGACTTACACGTTTCCTGATTCCGTGTTCTGTGCTGAGCCAGCTCCTGTGTCTGACACTTGCTCCAAGGGCCTGGCCTGGGGGGACCCCCCCCCCACCCTCATGGTGCTCACCCTGTATCCAACCAATGGGTGCCTCCCCAGGGCAGAACCCTCCACTCTGGGCCCACTCTGAGCCCCAGGGACCTCACCAGGTTGTTCTTGGTCTTGGCCACGTTGGGGTCATGGGGCCCGCCCAGTGCCTCATAGATGCTCAGGGCCCGGGCATAGTGCCGCTCCACGTCCTCAAACTTGCCCTGGTTCTGGCACAGCAGGGCCAGGTTGTTGAGCTGCTTGGCCACATCTGGGTGGTCAGCACCCAGGACCTGGGGGCCAGGGGTCACAAGTCAGAGGGATCATACAGGATTGGTGGGACACGTGACATCACTGCTGTATGGTGGTCATGAGTTGGGGATTACAGGGTCAAAGCAGAGTTACCTGagaggttgggggctgggggcacACGTTATACCATCGAACGGGATTACCAAGGTCAGAGGTCATGGTGGTCCAGAAACTTGTGGGGCACAGGGTGAGATGGGTAGGTCAGGGTTGGGCTCGCGCCAGTGGCCATGAGGGTTGGAAAGGCTGTAGGAGGACCCACTTGGGGGGTGATGTGTGAGTTAAGGCGCAAGGTCAGAGTCAGGGTCAAGACCAAACTGGGATCTCAGAAGGTCAAAGGTGATGGGTTGGGTGATCTAGGCTCCAATTGGGGTCTCCCAGTACCAAACGCAAGGGGCCCAAGGGTCAGGGTCATGATGTAAGTGCTCAGGATCCATGGGGAGGGCTACACGGGACAAGGGGTTCCTCAGGGTTGGGTAAGGGGGATGGGACCTTCTCTCGGATCTCCAAAGCACGCTGGCACAGGGGCTCTGCCTCTCGGTAACGCCCGCGCTTCCCATAGAGGACGGCCAAGTTGTTGAGCGTGGCGGCCACCTGCGGGGTTAGGGGAGGCACAGGTCAGGGATGGGCAGGCACGGCCCCACTTCGGCCCCATATCGTCTCCCTGGGGCCCCACTCACCGCAGGGTGCTCAGGGCCCAGCGTCTGCTCCCGGATCTGCAGGGCATCATGGAGAAGGTCTGTGGCTTCTTTGTACTTGTTCTGGTCCCTGTGGGGGGCCCCAGGAATGGAGGGGGTTAGCCAGGGGTTGGGGCAGCTGCAGCCACAGGGGCTGGGCTGATCCTGGCAGGCCCAGGGAATCTGGCTAAACCAAGCATGGGTGGCACCCTTTGAGGGCCTTTTGTGGGCCCCTCCATACCTCCCAGTTCTCTAACACTGGGCCCTGTACCCCCAGACCTCTGCCAAGCTTCTAGCCACCCCAGGTCTCTTGCCTGCTCTGTTGGAGTCCCTGGTGTCCATGCTCTCTGACTCCTCTctgcctggctcagtggctccCCCAGATCCCTGTCCCACTCCCTCTTTGCTGTTCTCATAGCAGgagccttcccttcctttcccattCTGGCTGTCCCCTCCCCCGGCCTCCCCAGGTGCTCCATGGTGGCAGAGGGGACACCAGGATCCTTCCACTTGCACCCAATGGGTCCCTGCCATTCCTGCTGCCAGCCACAGCGCTCACCGGTACACCAGCGCCAGGATGTTGAGCATGGTG is a window encoding:
- the ERCC2 gene encoding general transcription and DNA repair factor IIH helicase subunit XPD isoform X7, whose protein sequence is MKLNVDGLLVYFPYDYIYPEQFSYMRELKRTLDAKGHGVLEMPSGTGKTVSLLALIMAYQRAYPLEVTKLIYCSRTVPEIEKVIEELRKLLNFYEKQEGEKLPFLGLALSSRKNLCIHPEILHANVVVYSYHYLLDPKIADLVSKELARKAVVVFDEAHNIDNVCIDSMSVNLTRRTLDRCQGNLETLQKTVLRIKETDEQRLRDEYRRLVEGLREASAARETDAHLANPVLPDEVLQEAVPGSIRTAEHFLGFLRRLLEYVKWRLRVQHVVQESPPAFLSGLAQRVCIQRKPLRFCAERLRSLLHTLEITDLADFSPLTLLANFATLVSTYAKGFTIIIEPFDDRTPTIANPILHFSCMDASLAIKPVFERFQSVIITSGTLSPLDIYPKILDFHPVTMATFTMTLARVCLCPMIIGRGNDQVAISSKFETREDIAVIRNYGNLLLEMSAVVPDGIVAFFTSYQYMESTVASWYEQGILENIQRNKLLFIETQDGAETSVALEKYQEACENGRGAILLSVARGKVSEGIDFVHHYGRAVIMFGVPYIYTQSRILKARLEYLRDQFQIRENDFLTFDAMRHAAQCVGRAIRGKTDYGLMVFADKRFARGDKRGKLPRWIQEHLTDANLNLTVDEGVQVAKYFLRQMAQPFHREDQLGLSLLSLEQLESEETLQRIEQIAQQL
- the KLC3 gene encoding kinesin light chain 3, whose product is MSVQVAAPGSAGLGPERLSPEELVRQTRQVVQGLEALRAEHHGLAGHLAEALAGQGPAADLEMLEEKQQVVSHSLEAIELGLGEAQVLLALSAHVGALEAEKQRLRSQARRLAQENVWLREELEETQRRLRASEEAVAQLEEEKRHLEFLGQLRQYDPPAENQQSESPPRRNSLASLFPSEEERKGPEAAGAAAAQQGGYEIPARLRTLHNLVIQYAGQGRYEVAVPLCRQALEDLERSSGHCHPDVATMLNILALVYRDQNKYKEATDLLHDALQIREQTLGPEHPAVAATLNNLAVLYGKRGRYREAEPLCQRALEIREKVLGADHPDVAKQLNNLALLCQNQGKFEDVERHYARALSIYEALGGPHDPNVAKTKNNLASAYLKQNKYQQAEELYKEILHKEDLPAPLGAPNTGTAGDAEQTLRRSSSLSKIRESIRRGSEKLVSRIRGEGAAGAAGMKRAMSLNTLNVDAPRAPGTQFPSWHLDKAPRTLSASTQDLSPH